The Alkalihalophilus pseudofirmus nucleotide sequence AATGCAGCCATTAACCCTGGTACATTGATCATGAATTCCCCATAGAAATTTTGCAGCCCTAAAGGCAATGTCATATTACTTGGGCTTGTAATGAGGATTAAAGCAAAGATAAATTCCGTCCATAGAAAGACAAAGTTGTAGATGACAATCGTAGAAATGGCCGGGACGATATTTGGAAAGATGACCTTCCAAAAGATTTTCCAATGATTCGCACCATCTAATTGCGCTGCCTCTTCTAGTTCCTTAGGAATCTCTTGCATAAATTGCGTTAAGATAAAAATCGAAATGGGCAAACTGAATGCAACATACGGACCAAGTAAGGCTAGTAACGTATCATAGACGCCCATCCCTTGAGTCAATACAAAAATTGGAATTAATGTTGCGTGAATTGGCAGCATCATTCCTGCAACAAAGAGGAGAAATAATGGCCGATTCAAGCGAAATTTCATTCGACTTAAAGGGTAGCTTGCTAGAGAAGCAATCATAACGGTAATGACAACTGCTGATGTTGTGATAATCATACTGTTTAGAAAGTAATTCGATAATCCCATATCAAAAACAGAAAAGTAATGTTCGATGGTAAATAACTCGGGAAAAATTGAGTACGGATTGACGAAAAACTCACTCATGCTTTTAAAGGATGTTCCAATCATGTACATGAACGGATAAAACGTAAAGATTAGCAGCGAAATGGCTAAGACATACAATAGAATTCTCTTTATTAGCTGTAATGGTTTCATGAAAATAACCCCCGCTTCTTTCGCTGGTATTCAATAACCTGAATTATGATGACGCAGGCAAATGCAATTAAAAACATGACTGCAGCAATTGTACTTGCATAACCCATACTAAAATTAATGAAACCTTGTTTATACATATAGGTTCCTAGTATCTC carries:
- a CDS encoding carbohydrate ABC transporter permease, with the translated sequence MKPLQLIKRILLYVLAISLLIFTFYPFMYMIGTSFKSMSEFFVNPYSIFPELFTIEHYFSVFDMGLSNYFLNSMIITTSAVVITVMIASLASYPLSRMKFRLNRPLFLLFVAGMMLPIHATLIPIFVLTQGMGVYDTLLALLGPYVAFSLPISIFILTQFMQEIPKELEEAAQLDGANHWKIFWKVIFPNIVPAISTIVIYNFVFLWTEFIFALILITSPSNMTLPLGLQNFYGEFMINVPGLMAALTLASLPVLLLFILAQERVVKGLTGGAVKG